The segment tcaaacgctcactgatgctccagaagaaaacacaatgcattaagagccagggctgaaaacttttgaacagaatgaagatgtacatttttcatttttcgttttcaattagtactgcctttcagaagctacaaaagatacttacatgtttcccagaagacaaaataaattgaatttactctgatattcaaattctaaaagttttcaccctccacttcttaatgcaatgttttttcttctggagcatcagtgagtgtttgaatcttctgtaatagttgcatatgagtccctcagttgccctcagtgtgaaaagatggatctcaaaatcatacagttatcattaaaaatctgtgggacctgaaggatttttctgaaccttatagaaggttcaaactgttcaggactaacaagggactcatgaacaacaatcactaaacaaaacaaaaatcattcaggtaacaacacagtattaagaaacttttgaagagagtcatttttattaattcaactactattttctcttgtggactatatgtgaacaccttttatgtgaaatatcttattcaggtcagtactaaataaaaaacaacatgcattttgtacgatccctctcattatagtaaaacaattaacattttgcagattctgcaaggtgtatgtaaacttttgacctcaactgtaaaccaTCATATGAAAATGATACAATACTCAAACTCACTCCGTAAGTCATTAAAAGGCCATTCTGTTTCAGTATCTGCCCAGATCCTTTAAACACACCCTGTGGATACAAGACTACAATAATGCATTTTGTAACTGCTTATAAATGCATACAATAAAGTTTAAAagattttgaaagaaatgaacactGACTTGATCAAAAAGAAcagtaaatcttttttttttaatttcacataaatgctttctattcatcaaagaattgtttcacaaaaatatgaagcaacaCAACAGTTTTGAAAACTGATAATAAGAGATGTTCaacagcaaatcaggatattagaatgatttctgaaggatcatgtgacactgaagactggagtaatgatgctgaaaattcagctttggatcacAGGATTTAATAACTCAAAAAGTCATTATTATGTATATAGCCATCATACCTCTGCGGTGCTGAAGGGGCTGTACTGGAGCAGATTTATTGCTATAATAATGTCACAGGAGCTTTGTGGAAGTCCTGCCCATTTCTCCCAGGGTTCACTGGCATCCAGAAACACCGGCTCAAGCACTGTTTTTACCTTAGTGGCTCCAATGTAAGCTCTGATACTGCAGCAGAGATGCCACATTACACACCCGGCTAATTACGTGATATATGCCTCATAATGGCATTTGTAATTACACCATAACAAAGAAAAGAACGTACCGTACCTGTTTCGTGCTTCCTCCTTGATGTCTGATGGCTGCCATGTGACGAAGGGCATTTCTTGAGCGAAGTGCACCACATGTTGCCCTGTGCCTGATCCCAACTCCAGACCAAACAGCTCACGGTGAGACTGATCCTCCAGGAGCTCCCAGAGCACCGACAGCAAACCTTCCTGACTGC is part of the Garra rufa chromosome 1, GarRuf1.0, whole genome shotgun sequence genome and harbors:
- the LOC141332605 gene encoding methyltransferase-like 26 B, which codes for MLLSPAAERSQEGLLSVLWELLEDQSHRELFGLELGSGTGQHVVHFAQEMPFVTWQPSDIKEEARNSIRAYIGATKVKTVLEPVFLDASEPWEKWAGLPQSSCDIIIAINLLQYSPFSTAEGVFKGSGQILKQNGLLMTYGPYAINGTITPICNEQLDQTLRQMNPDWGLPDIDVLRQLAFSSGMRMERMIEMPESNKCLVFRKL